CTAAGCAGCCATGAAGGGAGAGATAGCGAAGGGATTGCATATGGATATTGCTTCGAAGGCTTGTAAGGGAAGTGCATCCACCTAAATCCAATTTCTCAAgctttttgagagagaaaactGATGGATGCACTCTAGTCAACCCTACACAGAATCGGAGACCTATTATTTCAAGATTTGTGGCCGTTGATAAGTCTGGCAGCTCCTTTACATGTGCTGATGAATGCAGTTTAAGGACCTTTAAATTCACAAGATCCTGCGGCAATTAAAACATCGCATGAGCTAATGTTAATTTTCGATTAGGCATAAATATGTCCTTTTAGATTTTTGAGGTAGGTTTGTCTCTGGTCCTTTAATTTGGAAAAATCTTATCTTAGTGCCTCTCTATAAACGTTCTATGCTAAAACTCCAACCATGTAAGGGAAGTCAAGTCTCTAATGACATTTAGACAGAAAGACTAAaataggttttatttttatttttttcaaattatagagattaaaaagaTCCTATATAAGAGATATAATATTTACCGGTACTTTTAGCCAAAGTTTTTTCACACGGCTATATGGCAAGTGCAACTCAACAAGATTTTCTGCAGAAAACTTTGAAGGCAAAGATTCCAAGGGGTAATGCGTCCACCTAAGATATCTTAGTTCATTTGGCAAAGATTCAAGCCCTTGAGAAAGATACAAGCCCCATGGATCCTGGAGGAAAGTACTGCTGGACCATACactataaaaatttagaaaatggagCTTGTTCATCTTAGTAAATACTTGAGGGTTTAATCGCAATTGCTTCATTCTCAACAAGTTGACGACTATGCTTCTGATAGCCTCGTTACCCTGCAAGcaaagaaaatttataaacatCACTATAAGCTACTTTtcctaaaaccaaaaaaaaaaaaaagtcaattctTCTATTTGTTATTCTATGTTTTACCTTGTTGTATTTTAGTACTTGATAGACATCATCAGGATCAAATAGTCGAATTTGGCTTCTAGGGTCTTCAATAGATTCCTGGGGAGCAATCTGCCAAGCAGTTTCTTTTATAATGTCATGCATTGATACCATATTTTCTTTAGAAATACTGATAAGAGCTTTATCCTTCAATCTTTCTAATCCCGAAGCCACTGAATAATCATGATCTTTCaataaaagttttatcctcttaactTCTAGACGCAGCCCATAGAAAAAACATGCAATATCCATAAGTATCTTCTTTTCATCCTGATCAAGATCATTATAactcaatttaataatatcatgaaCCTTTTTGGTTTGCACATTTTGTCCTTCTAATTGGCTTTCCCatatctctttctcttttccatGAAGACGGTGACCCAAAAGTTTAAGAACAAACGGAATGCCTTTGGCATAATCGACAACTTTCTTTGATAGCTCATAGTACTCTATTTCAGGATGTTTTTGCTTAAAGACGTTCAAATTGAAAAGCCATAAAGATTCATCAAAGTTTAATGGCTCAACCTCGTATATATTAGCAAACTCATTAGCAAGCACCTGTCTATCTCTAGTTGTCACGATTATTCTACTACCCGGTCCAAACCAATCTGTTCTAGCTAAAGTTTCTAGTTGCTCTGAGTCATTGACATCATCAAGAATGATAAGAACCTTCATACGATGAAGCCTTCTCTCAACATATTGAGGCAATCCATTAGGTGTGTCAATTTTCAAATATTCCTCTCCTAATAATGTtgaaaaaagatttttctttaatgaGATTATTCCATGTCTTCCTGACTCTTCCCTTATGTTAGCCAAAAAACAGCAACCTTCATATTCAAAACAGAGTTTATTATAAACTTCTTGTGCAATGGTTGTCTTACCAATACCACCTATGCCCCAGATTCCAATAATACGAACATCCGCGGCTTCTAATTGCAGCAATGATTCTACATGTACAATTCGTTTACCAACTCCAACAAGCCCTTTGGAGTTAacttggtgcgcatgattcaaCCTCATCCACACACATTTAACTATCTCTTTGACAAGCTCAGCTTCATCCCTATGCaacaaaaaagaagtaaagatgtATAAATATAAAGGACACACTATAATTAGAGagagaaatataaaagaagccgaTGTACTGATCATTTTGAATAGTTTTTAATTGGGTAACATATGTGATAACGGTAAGACAACCATTACACAGGgataatgagaaaataaaactaactatATATGCAACAAAACACTTAAGTGTGCATTTCTCCTATTAAatatagaggaagaaaatagaatttaCTGATAATGAGAATAGTTGAATAGAATTTATTCAAGGCTTTATACAGGCTACTAAACTAATTCAAGCAAACTATATCTCGAAGTCTAATATCTAGTATGCATATATATAGCCAGATAATATTGAACATTTATTGGGGGCAGAAAACTTACCCAAAAGTTGATGAATGGAATCCTGATAGGTTAGCAGATTCATTCAAAGCAGATCTCCAAGTTTGTATAGTAGTCAAACTAAATTTTCCTTCATGTTTAGCAAAGGCATCTCCATAAGTCCCCTTTTGATGTCGTACATCTGAAGGATCTACTTTATAGAAAACAGGCACTACAATTTGTCCATCCCTTTTTCTGCACTCAACAATTTTCACAAGTTCTAACAGACACCAACGTGAAGAAGCataattttgtgaaaatataaTCAATGAAATCAATGATCCATTAATGGCTCCAAGAAGTGTTTCAGACAGTTCATCTCCTTTGAGAATGTTGTGATCTACAAAGGCAGCAATATGCTTTCGAGAAAATGCCTCAATCAAATGGCTAAGGAAACCTTGGCGAATGTCTGCTCCTCTAAAGCTAACAAAGACATCGTACTTTATTTGAGGAGTGTCGTtgagaaaagtaaaagatgTCACTAGATACGATGAATTATTGTCTATCCTTGCAAGCAAGAGACAAAGAAATGCaacatatttgattttatgaGAAACTTGGAAAGCCATATACTCTGGATCTTTCTTGGCTCTACACCtttacaatataaataaaataaaaaatcagacACAAGATATCTAGAAATGAATATAGAGGATAAAGAAATGGAAAGATCAAACAGGCTTCCATTTTGAATAGGAAAAATATATACACACTAATTTAGTCGCAGATTTAGGTGATAGAAACAGAAATAAAACTTGCTCttaaattaagtatttatttcTTAGAGTTTAATGGTGATGCACTAATAGTTTTAACACTATCATTCAATAACAAATCATTATTGATAAGACTTTTAAGATACTTTAATAACAAATCATCGGATAacagtgtaaaattattttacagtgataatgtataatttttttttctcaattttttcttgTATAGGACTAGAGCTGGTATTTATctaaagaatgaaaaagatagtCATGTAACTCCAACCTCAAGCAACTGAATGCAGCCACTGCTCCTTACTGGACTTAATACCTGCAGCAGTTATTCTCAGGCAAAATACACATTATATGACAATATATATCGGGACATTCAGAACTAGCAAAAgtgaatgattaatttaatttgaagatAACCAACCACAAAAGGAGAGGAAAGGGGGAAAGAatgaaaggaaaagagagagatGATCTTAACTAGGATTCTACCTCAAGTCAACTCTTCCCAGCGCACAAGTTTAAAAAAGACTTGTCTTAAAGCGGACAagtgaaagaaataataaaaatgatgagGTGCTCAACAGCTCAAGTTCCTGcccattattatttattgaaaactgCTGTGCCTCGATCATGATAAAATACTATTGGACCCTTTGTTGCCATTTACAATTTAAGAACATCCACTCATTTTCACTCCAATGATAAAACCCAATTtggatttttaatttacttttactAAGTCTCACAACATATCTCAAATTACTATACTAAGTAATCTATTGGTAGTATCATCCTTCTTctaaatgatttttaaagtcaaaattatactataaataattttcCAAATATTCAAAAATCATACTAAGTAATCCttcatatatatagaaaaatcttttaaaaaaagtttctgaatattaataaaaatatatcaaattaggAACTGAATTAatagatatttaatatttaagaaattactTATACCTTtagtgttaaatattttttccctcAAAATGGGgtcattgttgtttttttttttttccttcaatttaattttttttatctcttaattttaaattgttctTTTTAGTCTTTTCTAACTCATTTTTGGCAGTTAATTTGGATCCATAATTTgtgacaatttaaaaaaaatatttttcaaaattaaaagacaaaaataaatttaaatttaaggaccaaaaataacaattacctaaatttgaattgctttaaggatttcttaaaagagaaaataatacttttaaagaatcaaattagcaatttattcaattaattataacaaTTAGATAGGGGaacaaatgagaaaaaaatagttgacaaataattttttccagGCTATCTAGGGTTTGCTTTAacgtatgaaaaaaaattaacctctTAAATAAACATCAATATCTCAAAAAATTAGTACTTAACTCATAAGTGAAAGATAGTTGGATTCACTGACTTTGTGTTGTTTGAAATGACAGAAAGAGGGTGGagaatgagaaaaatatttaaaatctaatatttttagaagtcatttttttctctttaaccaaattaaaaaaacgtATCATCGTTTatctgtattttgttttttctatttttttcctacttatcaagtaaaaaaaatatggagaaAAATAATGGAGTCAATTGACCAGGGTGGGACAAGGCATCTCTTGCATTAATTGGGTTTCGAGTAGCCTTCAAAATCATGATAGACTATAAAATGGATCAACCttgattttgatcaaatttacatattttttattattatttcataatcacaataaaattaattatgataaaaaaaaatcgtgtCTTAATAGAATTGAAATAAATAGGAGTAACTTTTATTTGTAAGTTctactaaaatcaattttacaataattaattttctaaaattaattttaccacCCTCAATCTAAATTCCAGACACACACTAAGAGGAACCAAAAGTCCAATTTGGTGGACCCACGAAGAATATTAATTGCTAACTGTTTGGACCTttggagaaggaaaaaaacaaaattcaaaccGATCCGGATACACCtttacaatattaaaataagtaatcagcTACAAGATATCTGGAAATGAAAatagagaggaaaaaaatgaaaccctTCTTTTTTAATAAGCAATAAGTTGTTATCAAGAATAAGTACAAGAAAAACAACAACCCAGTACaagtaaaagaattaaaaaaacatagttATGTAGTTCAAAGTCCAACCTCAGACAACTGAAAGCGCAGTCACTGCTCCTTAAATCACTCCTAAATATCTGCAATAAGCTAAAATCATCCTCAGCCTGTGTCAGCCAAACGGATAGAAAAATGCAATGTATGACAATACAAGTCCTTCTAGAAAGAAATTTCAAGTGAAGTGATGACCTGATATTCTTAATTATTGATGTTTAATTAGATTTATACTAGACAAGAAATGCCGGGGCATTTTCATAATTGTTGttgattaaagaaaataaataaaatatttatttattataaatttaattatataattttttatttattataatgtaagttatatattaaaaccatttatttattataaatttaactatataaTCTAAATATCTATTATGTATATTATACAAACTAAAATACTAgtagaatataataaaattaaatcactACAAAAGATGACAGAAAACGCGTAAAGTTGGAGACGACTTGATCAAAAATGCAACCAATTTGTTTTTGAATagtcaattttcttttatatcacTAGTTGTTACACTCATGCAATGCATGGGGTATCCTTttctataaaaagaaataatgatattgattaattttttaaattatattttacaaatttttaagtaattatattttacaaagAATAATTGATAGAGATTAAGACAATTCTTTAAGGGGGGGAAATCAACAGCTTGAGAGAGGAAGAACCTAATTGGGTTATGACTTATGATGCCCGACAACTAGAACAAGAGTTAAGGAAACAAGTGAGATCTTGCTAACACCTACAAGCTCAAGCttaaagtgaaaaagaagaGTTCAAGATATAGttgattcaagtaaaattttgtGTGTCAATTATGGACTTGCAatctaatttcttttattagattttatttaagTAACATTAGTAAATTGTTGCACCTTTTtccatattatttttcaaatagttgCAAAATTCATCTAAAAGCattaaaacagaaaacaacgCCAAGTTTAGTATTAAACGAGCATGATTGTAACTTAAATTAGGTATATTACTAAGACCAAAATTTACAACCATCAAAACAGTAACACGATTCTATTCATTCAACGTTTTCAGTGCATAAACATCTAATCAATTTCTCAACTGTCTACAAGATTGCATCTACTTACTCTCTATGCATCCAAGAAAGGATTGGTCTAACAAAGTTcagaaattagtttttttttattattattatttttgttgccGGACAAGgaatttagtatttatttacAAGTACCCTGATCTATCTCCATGCACACTCCCTCCACCAGAAGCTAACTGGCTTGAGCTATAATTTGGAGGCACTTGAGAATTCATCTCAGCAAGCTCTCTTACACGAAGCAAAATTTTCTCGGGAATGGGAGCCGTACCATGCTTCCGCGAATTTATC
The Glycine max cultivar Williams 82 chromosome 16, Glycine_max_v4.0, whole genome shotgun sequence genome window above contains:
- the LOC100778934 gene encoding disease resistance protein RPV1 is translated as MAFQVSHKIKYVAFLCLLLARIDNNSSYLVTSFTFLNDTPQIKYDVFVSFRGADIRQGFLSHLIEAFSRKHIAAFVDHNILKGDELSETLLGAINGSLISLIIFSQNYASSRWCLLELVKIVECRKRDGQIVVPVFYKVDPSDVRHQKGTYGDAFAKHEGKFSLTTIQTWRSALNESANLSGFHSSTFGDEAELVKEIVKCVWMRLNHAHQVNSKGLVGVGKRIVHVESLLQLEAADVRIIGIWGIGGIGKTTIAQEVYNKLCFEYEGCCFLANIREESGRHGIISLKKNLFSTLLGEEYLKIDTPNGLPQYVERRLHRMKVLIILDDVNDSEQLETLARTDWFGPGSRIIVTTRDRQVLANEFANIYEVEPLNFDESLWLFNLNVFKQKHPEIEYYELSKKVVDYAKGIPFVLKLLGHRLHGKEKEIWESQLEGQNVQTKKVHDIIKLSYNDLDQDEKKILMDIACFFYGLRLEVKRIKLLLKDHDYSVASGLERLKDKALISISKENMVSMHDIIKETAWQIAPQESIEDPRSQIRLFDPDDVYQVLKYNKGNEAIRSIVVNLLRMKQLRLNPQVFTKMNKLHFLNFYSVWSSSTFLQDPWGLYLSQGLESLPNELRYLRWTHYPLESLPSKFSAENLVELHLPYSRVKKLWLKVPDLVNLKVLKLHSSAHVKELPDLSTATNLEIIGLRFCVGLTRVHPSVFSLKKLEKLDLGGCTSLTSLRSNIHMQSLRYLSLHGCLELKDFSVISKNLVKLNLELTSIKQLPLSIGSQSMLKMLRLAYTYIETLPTSIKHLTRLRHLDLRYCAGLRTLPELPPSLETLDVRECVSLETVMFPSIPQQRKENKKKVCFWNCLQLDEYSLMAIEMNAQINMVKFAHQHLSTFRDAQGTYVYPGSDVPQWLDHKTRHGYDDDYVTIAPHSSHLGFIFGFIVPEVPYGGSNLKLKITTGAEGEEGNSIIVYLERPHHGIKSNHVYLMYDQACSHFLNSRAKHHPMLKIKVTVASQTLTSQYVPLQIRGFGVSTINSFPQIEELVYSSSKENSDVYPVSVWNG